The stretch of DNA GCTCTGCCCGCGGCGGCCACCGCCCAGGAGAGCGGCGGCGAGTACGCCTCGGGGTCGAAGATCCTGCCCCGTCCGCCGCGCCGCGCCGGGTCAACGAAGACCGCGTCGTAGGGGGCGGTGTCGATCTCCGTGACGTCGGCGCACTCGACGGTGATCAGCCCGTCGAGGCCGAGCGCCTCGACGCCCGCGCGGGCGGCGGCGGCCGTGAGCGGGTCGCGGTCGACGGCCAGCACCTCGATCCCCGCCCGTGCGAGCGCGATGGCGTCACCGCCGATCCCGCAGCACAGATCGGCGACCCTGCGCACCCCGAGGGCGGCGAACCTGCCCGCGCGGTACTCCGCGACCGAGGCGCGCGTCGACTGCTCGACACCGTCGGGGGTGAAGTACATCCGTGCGGCGTCCTCCTGGCCGAATTTGGCCACCGCGCGCTGCCGCAGGCGCGCCTGTGCGAGCGCGGCGGAGACGAGCGGAGCGGGGTGGGTACGGCGCAGCCGAGTGGCCGTGGCCAGTTCGGAGGCAGGGTCGTGGTCGCGCAGTTCGGCGAGGAGGGCCTGTCCCTCGGCGGTGTGCAGGGCGGAGAAGGAGTCGAGATCCACAGGCCCATTCTCCCCTCGTCCCCGACAAGGGCGCCCGCTCCCCTCCCGGCCAGCCACCCGTACCGCGCCCGTCCCCGCTCGTGCCCAACCGTGCCCCGCGCCTCGGCCGCTCCGGGGGCCGCTGTGCGCCGGGTGGTGGACGGCGGAGGCGAAGCCGAGGTGTC from Streptomyces tsukubensis encodes:
- a CDS encoding THUMP-like domain-containing protein, whose amino-acid sequence is MDLDSFSALHTAEGQALLAELRDHDPASELATATRLRRTHPAPLVSAALAQARLRQRAVAKFGQEDAARMYFTPDGVEQSTRASVAEYRAGRFAALGVRRVADLCCGIGGDAIALARAGIEVLAVDRDPLTAAAARAGVEALGLDGLITVECADVTEIDTAPYDAVFVDPARRGGRGRIFDPEAYSPPLSWAVAAAGRAPYAALKVAPGIPHEAVPAEAGAEWISDRGEVKEAVLWFGAGPPGEVRATLLPGPRTLTGRGLPDPGVREPGRYLYEPDGAVVRAHLVAEVAEEVGGGLLDETIAYITADEARETPYATAYEITDVLPFNLKRLKALLREREVGVLTVKKRGSPVEPEELRRRMRLKGRARATVFLTRVAGAPSMLLGHPVR